Proteins encoded by one window of Prevotella nigrescens:
- a CDS encoding DUF1266 domain-containing protein gives MKKRTIFSVMFMLCLVAQEASAFRLRLKVPTGSDSDESSPYTWIIYAVIAIAVLVGLYTYLKQFKTVFRHLGSSFKMDAKTTLSSDQQRKVLLGAAYYVQDKVYMNSLKTGMTSEEREERLDDAWNISNNKNAMNVLGELKVECKKSYFPQIAEAFKLKNQQDIDKYLNDTFVNQSDLLACSKQIERAFKSIGNLVKLGIVRNEDDFVRIGDAGWATSRLVYVARMCLESKFINEAEFWQFVDVADEMAHQSLTSWEDFGKSYIIGLCLWGASGYEVKHQVREVNKLLEDPKSPWKTFPFGK, from the coding sequence ATGAAAAAGAGAACTATTTTTAGTGTAATGTTTATGTTGTGCCTTGTTGCGCAAGAGGCTTCTGCCTTCAGACTGCGCCTTAAAGTGCCTACGGGGTCTGACTCTGATGAAAGCAGTCCATACACTTGGATTATCTATGCGGTAATTGCTATTGCAGTCTTGGTTGGTCTCTACACCTACTTAAAGCAATTTAAAACCGTATTCCGCCACTTGGGGAGTAGCTTTAAAATGGACGCTAAAACTACTTTAAGCAGCGATCAACAACGTAAAGTACTTTTGGGCGCTGCCTATTATGTACAGGATAAGGTCTATATGAATAGTCTTAAGACTGGCATGACAAGCGAAGAACGCGAAGAAAGGCTTGACGATGCCTGGAATATATCCAACAACAAGAATGCCATGAACGTCTTGGGCGAACTTAAAGTAGAGTGCAAGAAAAGCTATTTCCCACAAATTGCCGAGGCGTTTAAGCTTAAAAACCAACAAGATATAGACAAATACCTTAACGATACATTTGTAAATCAGAGTGATCTATTGGCTTGTAGCAAACAGATAGAGCGTGCTTTCAAATCTATTGGAAACTTGGTTAAGTTAGGAATTGTACGCAACGAAGACGACTTTGTACGCATTGGCGATGCCGGTTGGGCTACAAGTCGTTTGGTCTATGTAGCACGTATGTGTCTCGAATCAAAGTTTATTAACGAAGCCGAGTTTTGGCAATTTGTTGATGTAGCCGACGAAATGGCACATCAGTCGCTCACTTCTTGGGAAGACTTCGGCAAGAGTTATATCATCGGACTTTGTCTTTGGGGTGCCAGCGGATATGAAGTAAAACATCAGGTTCGTGAAGTTAATAAGCTGCTTGAGGACCCGAAGAGTCCTTGGAAGACCTTCCCTTTCGGGAAATAA
- a CDS encoding AMP-dependent synthetase/ligase → MQAKYHYAVLIHEQAKKYGTKPVITFRNFGSLEWKSVSWNQFSMRVKQVSNALINLGLKPQERIAVFAQNCIQYLYTDFGAYGVRVITIPFYASSSEQQIQYMIQDASIRYVFVGEQEQYNKAHRVLPLCPSLERIIIFDPSVRISSHDPHAIFFEDFLKLGEKLPRQSEVEKRWAEASDKDICNILYTSGTTGESKGVILTHGMYNAAMLANSLCVPLSDKDRSIDFLPFAHVFERAFAYLVLANGGELIVNTYPKEIQDSMRETHPTCMASVPRFWEKVYIAVKERIENASAVQRKIFEHALEVGRKHNVTYLGRGKRPPLSLQLEYKLLNKTVLGLVRKQLGLTNPNFFPTAGAYVSPEVETFVHSIGLDMLAGYGLTESLATVSCDHRGEPFTVGSVGRPIEGLQIKIGENDEILLKGPTITPGYYHREHINETAFTPDGFFRTGDAGYLKDGELYLKERIKDLFKTSNGKYIAPQMIEGLLLVDKFIDQVAIIADQRKYVSALIVPEFRVLEEWARDFKIDYDSRETLCNNLQVNKMMKERIATLLQLLAPYEQIKRFTLLPHHFSAENGELTNTLKLRRPIVYKNYKDVIDRMYEE, encoded by the coding sequence ATGCAGGCAAAATATCACTACGCTGTACTCATACACGAACAGGCAAAGAAGTATGGAACAAAGCCCGTTATCACCTTCAGGAACTTCGGAAGCTTGGAATGGAAATCGGTTTCGTGGAACCAATTTTCCATGCGTGTAAAGCAGGTTTCGAATGCTTTGATTAACTTAGGACTGAAACCACAAGAGAGAATTGCCGTGTTTGCCCAGAACTGCATACAATATCTGTACACTGATTTCGGGGCGTACGGTGTTCGTGTCATCACCATTCCGTTCTACGCATCAAGTTCCGAACAGCAAATACAATACATGATACAAGACGCCAGCATTCGTTACGTCTTTGTAGGCGAACAGGAACAGTATAACAAAGCACACCGCGTACTCCCACTTTGCCCGTCGTTGGAACGCATTATCATCTTCGATCCGAGCGTACGCATAAGTTCTCACGACCCACATGCCATCTTCTTTGAAGACTTCCTGAAGCTTGGCGAAAAACTGCCACGCCAGTCTGAAGTGGAAAAACGCTGGGCAGAGGCAAGCGATAAAGATATTTGTAACATACTCTATACCAGCGGAACAACCGGCGAAAGCAAGGGCGTTATACTCACTCATGGCATGTACAATGCTGCCATGCTTGCCAACAGCTTGTGCGTTCCCCTTTCCGATAAGGACAGGTCAATTGACTTTCTGCCCTTCGCACACGTCTTCGAGCGTGCTTTCGCCTACTTAGTATTAGCCAACGGAGGCGAATTGATAGTGAACACGTACCCGAAAGAAATTCAAGACAGCATGCGAGAGACCCACCCAACCTGCATGGCGTCGGTGCCACGCTTCTGGGAAAAGGTATATATAGCGGTGAAAGAAAGAATTGAAAACGCAAGTGCAGTACAACGAAAGATATTCGAACATGCATTGGAGGTAGGGCGCAAGCACAACGTAACGTATCTCGGACGAGGCAAACGTCCCCCCCTGAGTCTGCAATTAGAGTACAAATTGCTGAACAAGACGGTTCTTGGGCTCGTTCGCAAGCAATTAGGGCTCACCAATCCGAACTTCTTTCCAACGGCAGGTGCATACGTTTCGCCCGAAGTAGAGACCTTTGTACACAGCATAGGACTCGACATGCTTGCGGGATATGGCCTCACCGAAAGTCTCGCCACCGTTAGTTGCGACCACCGCGGCGAGCCTTTTACAGTGGGGTCGGTGGGCAGACCCATCGAAGGATTGCAGATAAAGATTGGCGAGAACGACGAAATATTGCTGAAAGGTCCAACAATCACACCGGGATACTACCATCGCGAGCACATAAACGAAACGGCTTTCACCCCCGATGGCTTCTTCCGTACCGGAGATGCAGGCTATCTGAAAGATGGAGAACTGTATCTGAAAGAACGCATAAAAGACCTCTTTAAGACGTCGAACGGCAAATACATTGCTCCACAAATGATAGAAGGACTACTCTTGGTAGACAAGTTCATCGACCAGGTAGCCATTATTGCCGACCAGCGCAAATACGTTTCTGCACTCATTGTACCCGAATTCAGAGTCTTGGAGGAGTGGGCGAGAGACTTTAAGATAGACTACGACAGCCGAGAAACACTTTGCAACAACCTTCAAGTGAACAAGATGATGAAGGAGCGCATAGCTACGCTCTTGCAGTTGCTTGCCCCATACGAGCAAATAAAGCGGTTCACGCTGTTGCCCCACCACTTTTCGGCAGAGAATGGAGAACTGACAAACACGCTGAAGCTGCGCCGGCCAATAGTCTACAAGAACTATAAGGACGTTATAGACCGTATGTACGAAGAATAA